The genomic DNA AAAGGCCTATGGAGTTGCTCCCCCCTCCAACGCAGGCGACAAGGCAGTCGGGGAGCCTGCCTTCGCACCTGACCATTTGCGCCTTTGCCTCTTTTCCTATTACGGACTGGAAATAGGAGACAATTGAAGGAAACGGATGCGGCCCAAGCGCAGAGCCAATTAAGTAATGCGTGTTTGCAAAATTGGTTGCATAGTCGCGCATGGCCTCGTTGATTGCGTCTTTAAGAGTTCTGCTGCCCGAGTTTACAATCCTAACTTGCGCACCAAGAAGCTTCATCCGATAAACGTTGAGTTTCTGCCTTGCCGCATCATCGCTGCCCATGTAAACAGTGCATTTGAGGCCAAATAGCGCTGCCGCAGTCGCGCATGCAACACCGTGTTGACCTGCGCCGGTTTCTGCGATGATTCTATTTTTTCCCATGTACAAGGCAAGAAGCGCCTGGCCCAGCGTGTTGTTGATTTTGTGCGCCCCGGTGTGCAGCAAGTCCTCGCGCTTCAGATAAATCCTTGCCCTGCCGCCAAGAAGTTTTGAAAGGTTTGACGCAAAGTATAATGGCGTCGGCCTTCCCGCAAATTCTGCAAGGAAGTGCTTGAGCTGGAGCAAAAACTGCTTGTCGGCTTTTGCCCTTTTGAAGGATTCCTCAAGCTGTTGCAGCACCGGCACCAAAAGCTGCGGGACATACTGCCCCCCAAACTCCCCAAACCTTCCTTTTCCAGCCATGATTATTTCACCGATGTGAATCTGCGTGCTTTTGCAAACCCCTTGTGCATTTTCATGCCCCTTTTAGCTCCATGATTTTTGCCTTCTGGTCTTTTGCCTTCCACAGTGCAGTGCCGACAAGCACTCCACTTGCGCCGCACTTTTTAACAAACTGCGCATCTGCCCTGTTCTTAATGCCGCTTTCGCTTATAAGCTTCCTTCCAAGCCTGCCGCTTCCGCCGTATGCGGCAAGAATGTTTTTTGTCCGATTCAAGTCAACTTCAAGAGTCTGCAAATCCCTGTTGTTAATGCCAAGAATGTCGGCTTTTGTCTCAAGTGCAATGTCCATTTCTTTTTTGTCGTAGCACTCCAATAGCACCTCAAGGCCAAGGCCGTGCGCATGGCTTATGTACTGGTCTAGGTCAAACCCGGCCCTTTTTGCGACCTTGACAACAAGCAAAACACAGCTTGCGCCGCTTGCTTTTGCAGCATCAATCTGTATCCTTTCCAGGACAAAATCCTTGAAAAGTGTTGGAAGGCCGCTTGCTGCACTTGCAATGCTTACGTTTCCAAGGTCTCCCTTGAAAATTTGCGGCTCGACAACAACGGAAATCGCATCCGCCCCTGCAGACTTGAAGCCTGCTGCCGTTTTTGCAACATCAATGTAGTCAAACGAATATTCGCCTGCAGGCGATGCGTGCTTGATCTCACAGATTATTGAAAAGCGGTTCTTTGAGAGCGCCTGGCTTAATGGCTGGCAGTGCCGGACACTGTCATTTATTTGACTTGATTTTACGCACTTGTCAATGAATTTTGAATAGTAGCCTCTTGCAATGTTTTCTTTTGCAGTTTCTATGAACCTGTCAAGTATGTCCATGTTACTCCCCGCCTTTTCATACGACTTTGCAAGCCAAATTTATTTCACAATGCTTTTCCCAAAACCCTTTAATTGCTCAAGCTTTTCAAAGGCTTTGCCCGAATCAATCGACGCCTGTGCCATTTCAAAGCCGTTTTTCAGCGATGCTGCCAAACCGGAAACGTAAATTGCTGCAGCTGAGTTCATTAGAACTATATCCCTAGCCGGGCCCTCTTTTCCGCTCAGCACGGAATTTATGACAGTTGCGCTTTGGGCCGCCCCTGCGACCCTTAAAGAGTCAAGTCCGGATTTGTTTATTCCAAAGTCTTCAGGGTTTATTTCATAGTTTGTTATTTTGCCTTTTGAGATTTCATAGACCTGCGAAGGCGCGGACACCGAGATTTCATCTATGTCGCTTGACACCAAAAGTGCTTTTTGAGCGCCTAGCCCCTTTG from Candidatus Parvarchaeota archaeon includes the following:
- the trpB gene encoding tryptophan synthase subunit beta; translated protein: MAGKGRFGEFGGQYVPQLLVPVLQQLEESFKRAKADKQFLLQLKHFLAEFAGRPTPLYFASNLSKLLGGRARIYLKREDLLHTGAHKINNTLGQALLALYMGKNRIIAETGAGQHGVACATAAALFGLKCTVYMGSDDAARQKLNVYRMKLLGAQVRIVNSGSRTLKDAINEAMRDYATNFANTHYLIGSALGPHPFPSIVSYFQSVIGKEAKAQMVRCEGRLPDCLVACVGGGSNSIGLFGPFLKHKSVKMIGVEAGGLGISTGKHAARIGGNTVRKGVLHGSLSYVLQDQFGQIMETHSVSAGLDYPAIGPQHALLASTARAKYVSVTDKEALRGFELLAKTEGIIPALESAHAIAYLEKLAKTCKKGSIIIVNLSGRGDKDVEHVLKIQGELDGGI
- a CDS encoding indole-3-glycerol-phosphate synthase, with the protein product MDILDRFIETAKENIARGYYSKFIDKCVKSSQINDSVRHCQPLSQALSKNRFSIICEIKHASPAGEYSFDYIDVAKTAAGFKSAGADAISVVVEPQIFKGDLGNVSIASAASGLPTLFKDFVLERIQIDAAKASGASCVLLVVKVAKRAGFDLDQYISHAHGLGLEVLLECYDKKEMDIALETKADILGINNRDLQTLEVDLNRTKNILAAYGGSGRLGRKLISESGIKNRADAQFVKKCGASGVLVGTALWKAKDQKAKIMELKGA
- the trpD gene encoding anthranilate phosphoribosyltransferase (Catalyzes the conversion of N-(5-phospho-D-ribosyl)-anthranilate and diphosphate to anthranilate and 5-phospho-alpha-D-ribose 1-diphosphate), translating into KGLGAQKALLVSSDIDEISVSAPSQVYEISKGKITNYEINPEDFGINKSGLDSLRVAGAAQSATVINSVLSGKEGPARDIVLMNSAAAIYVSGLAASLKNGFEMAQASIDSGKAFEKLEQLKGFGKSIVK